From Atribacterota bacterium:
CACAGGGCTCATGAAAGAGAAACGATTGAAGAACAGATTATTGCTACCCTGAGTTTGTTGCGTTCCCTGGGACGGGCACCGACGGACCTGGGGGTTTCGATTTCTTAAAGATGTTCATGAAGCCTTTTCCACCATATCTGAAGATGGTTATGGAGCACCCGTTTCTGTCATTCTTATGTTTACGCCGTGAAATCGCCAGAATGACGAAAGAAAAGAGCGTCATTCCTGCATGAACCCTTCCCCGTCATTCCCGCATGCTGTCCCCTCCGTCATTCCCGCATGCCTTTAGCGGGAATCTAAGTCCATGGTACGCAAACACTGAGACCCCGGCTGAACTACATGCCGGGGTGACGGAGAAAAAGAACGTCATTCCCGCATGCTGTCCCCTCCGTCATTCCCGCATGCCTTTAGCGGGAATCTTGATCTCGGAAAAAACGCACTGAGAAAAAACGTTATCCTGATGCACAGCGTGCCGAGGGAATCTCACTGGAATTGTCCCAGGAAAATGAACACGTGACCTTCGTGGCGGTGCTTCAAGGGGGAATGTCGTGAAGAAAAACTGTAATCAGAAGGGTACCCATGAGTGTGGGTACGGCGATAAGTGCACGAGCAAAAATTTTGAAAATATCGATATTATACCCATTGACGAGTTCACAACAATACATAAGAGGGAGTTCCTCTTTTTGGTTTTGATGACTCTGATGTGGTGGAAAGTATTATGGGAAAGACCTGCAACGATAGAATCCGGAAAGTAGGGATAAAAGCTGTGGTATAATAGCCGGTAGTTTGTTCAAACCTCAAGTTTGTCCAAACCCCAAAAACAAAAATCATCCCCAAAGAAGGAAGTGAGGTTCGATGGCACGAAGTATCAAAGTGAAACTCCTTATCTGGTTTCTTGTTCTGGCGGTGGTGCCGCTTGTGGCGGTCACCTACTATGCCACAGTGACGTTTCAGAAGAATTTAACCCGGGAAACAGAGGGACGGGCTCTCACCATTACCAAGTCCACCGCTTCGGCGCTTGAGGCCTGGATGAGGGAAAAAATTGGGCGTCTGGAGAAAATCGCTCAACTTGAGGAGACGAAAGCCCTCAACCCGGAGGTCGTTCTTCCCCTTCTCAAAACCTTCGCCCAGACTGACCCCCAGGCCGAGATGTACTTCTTCGCCCTGGATGATGGGTTTTCCTGGACGTCGCTCGATTCCCAGGCCAATATTGCCGATCGAGCGTACTTTCAAAAGGCCAGAGAGACCTTAAAGCCCCAGGTTTCGGATATGGTGGTATCGAAAGCGACGGGTAACAAAATCGTGGTGATTGCCTATCCTGTAGTTACCGAAGGAAAGTTTCGGGGTATCGTGGGCATGACTGCAGATACCGCTACTCTGGCGACCCTGGTTTCTTCCATCAAACTGGGTCAAACCGGCTATGGGTATCTGGTGGATTCCCAGGGGTTCATCATTGCCCATCCGGATGGGAATTTGATTTTGAAACAAAAGGTTACTGAAACCAAATCTACAGAACTCAACGTCCTGGGGCAGCGTATGCTTCAGGGAGAGGAGGGTTTTGCTGAGGTGAAGGTGGAAGGGAAAAAGGAATTGGTGGCTTTTGCTCCCGTTCCCCTTTCTCGCTGGACGGTGGTTTCCACAGTCCCCAGTGAGGAAATCTATGGGCAGGTGAACGCCCTGCGAAACCTCGTTATTTTCGTCATTATAGGGGTGGCGGTGCTGGTAGCCCTCCTTTCCCTGTGGGTTTCTTCCCGGATGAGTCAGGGTATCAGCCGGGTGAAGGACGTTCTCAACGAAGTCGCTTCAGGGAATCTGGGTGTGAACCCGGAGACGCTCAAAGGGGTGGCGGAGGAGCAGGATGAAATCGGGGTACTGGCTCAATCTTCTTTGTCGATGATTGCGAACCTAAGACAATTGGTCACGAGCACCATCAACATCGCTTCGCAACTGGCCGCTTCTAGCGAAGAACTCTCCTCTTCGGTGGAGGAAGTGTCTAAAGCTACCCAGGAAATCGCCAAGACCATGGGGGAGGTGGCCGAAGGGTCCACCCGACAGAGTGAAGATTTGAGTACACTGGAAGAGAACGCGCGTAAGGTTGCTGAGGGGAGTCTCAAGGTGAAAGAGGCCACCGAACGGAATCTCGAACTTCTCTCCAAAATGGTGGAGAGTATAGGGGAAAATGAAAAAGCTTTGACGGCCATCGAAAAAGCCGTAGTCCTCACCGAGGAAGAGAGCCAAAAAGCTGAGAAAGAAGCGGAAGAAGGAAAGAACCTTTTGACGGGGCTTCTATCCCGTATTCAGAGTATCACCAAAGTCGCTTTTGCCATTCGGGAAAGCATTACTACTTTAGAAAATCGCTCCCAGGAAATCGGGAAAATCGTGGACCTCATCACCGGGATTGCTGAACAGACTAACCTCTTGGCCCTCAATGCCGCCATTGAAGCCGCCCGGGCAGGAGAAGCCGGACGAGGATTTGCGGTGGTGGCCGAAGAGGTGCGCAAACTCGCCGAGAACTCAGCTCAGGCTGCTGGTCAGATTGCCCACCTCATCGGGGAAATCCAGAAGGATACCGCAATCGCGGTGCGTAGCGCCGAGGAGACAGGAAGAGAAGTCGAAAAAGGAGCTGCAGAAAGCCAGGAAGTGGAGGCCAAATTCCGGGGTATCCTCGTGGCTGTGTCTCAGGTGCACGATGATACCGAGGCTCTGCGAGAAGGAGTAACGCAGATTAAGAAAGCGCAGGAGATCCTGAAAAGGAGCGAACAGGAAGTTGAAAGTCTCTCTCAGGATATCGTGAGTCTGGTGGAAGCAGCCCGTACCCAGATCGAGGCCATGCAGGAGCGAGCGACTTCGGTGGCGTCGGTCTCGGAAGAAAACGCTGCTTCAAGTGAAGAAGTTTCAGCTTCCACAGAGGAACAGAGTGCTTCCCTGGAAGAAATCAATTCCGCGGCCGAGTCCCTAGCCAAACTGGCCGAGGAATTGCAGAATGTTGTAAGTCAGTTCAGGATATAGGGTATCTATCACCCCTCTCTTCTAGAAGGGAGGGGTCTTTCTTTTTTCTCCAGCCCAGCGCGAATTTTTGATTGATTTTCTTTTTTATGTTAGAATAGTTTTGCCTATGGGTACGGTTGTGGCGGTCACCAATCAAAAGGGTGGTGTGGGGAAAACCACCACATGCATCAATTTAGGAGCATGCTTGGCGGAACGGGGGAAAAGGGTGCTTCTCGTGGATATTGACCCTCAGGGGAACGCCACCAGTGGTTTGGGAATCAATCGCTGGGAGCTTAAACAGTGCGTTTATGACCTTTTGATTAACGGTATCGAGGCCGGGGAGCTCATCTATAAAACTGAGGTTGAGGAACTATGGCTTCTTCCGGCGACGATTCGCCTGGCCGGTGCAGAGGTGGAACTGGTTTCCGTTCCCGGACGGGAACGGAAATTAAAGGAAGGATTAAAAGACTGGGTGGGGAGTTTTGATTTCATCCTCATTGATTGCCCTCCCTCCCTGGGATTGTTAACTCTCAACGCCCTGACTTTTGCTGGAAAGGTGCTCATTCCCATTCAGTGTGAATACTATGCGCTGGAAGGGTTAAGTCAGCTCATGGGGGCCTTCACCATGGTGCGCAACTCCCTCAACCCTTCTTTAGAGCTTTTGGGAGTGCTCCTCACCATGTTCGATTCACGGACTAACCTTTCCCAGCAGGTGGTGGAAGAGATACGAAAAGCATTCGGGGAAAAAGTATTTCAGGTAGTTATTCCCCGCAGTGTCCGTCTGAGTGAGGCGCCCAGTTACGGAAAGCCCATCATTCTTTACGATGGAAGTTCCCGGGGGGCTTTGGCCTACCGGAATCTGGCTGAGGAAGTGGTCAGGAGAAATGAATAAACGAGGATTGGGGAAAGGGTTAGAAGCGCTCATTCCGGCTGCAGGTGTTTTTGGCGGAAAGGCTGTTCAAGAAGTCGATATTGACCGGATTCACCCGAACTCGCTGCAACCCCGTTCTCAGATGAACGAAGAACGATTGGAAGAACTGGCGTACTCGATTCAGACTCACGGAATTTTACAGCCACTTTTGGTGCGCCGCTTGGGTGAAGGATTTGAAATTATTGCCGGGGAAAGACGGTGGAGAGCGGCTAAAAAGGCGGGACTCAAGACTGTGCCGGTGATTGTGGAGGAGGCGAATGAGGAAAAAAAGCTTGAGATAGCTTTGGTGGAGAACCTGCAGCGGGAAGACCTGAATCCTCTGGAGCTTGCTCGGGGGATTAAAAAGCTCATGGAAGAATTCTCGCTGACTCAGGATGAAGTGGCCCAGCGAATTGGAAAAAAGCGTTCTACCGTAGCCAATTTGCTGCGACTTCTGGATCTTCCCTCCTCTATCCAGGAACTGATTGAGAAGGAACAGATATCTTTTGGCCATGCCAAAGCCCTGCTTTCTGTAGATTCGGTTGAAGGACAGCAGATGCTTGCTGAAAAGGTGGTGCGGGAATCACTTTCGGTTCGGGAAACCGAGCGCCTGAGTCGAACTACCACTTCAGACTCAAAGCTGGTTGGGGATCCAGTGGAACAGAATGTGGAAGAACTCCTTACCCGGTATCTCGCTACCCGGGTAAGGGTGGGGAGGGGGAAAATTGTGATAGAATATTACGGGCTTGAAGATTTAAAACGGCTCTATTCCTTGATGATTCCACCGAAATGGTAACAGGGGGGGTGCAAGATGCCTTCGGGTGGAAAACATTTGACCATTTTCTGGATTAGCCCGGTAAAAGGGCAACTGAAGAAACTCCACCTTCGCTGGCAGACTCTTGTTTTGGGAATTCTTATTCTCATTATTGGCATAGGGCTTGGAATCGGTGGAGTGCTCGTCTATCAGGCGAAAACTAGAAAAGCGCTCTCTTCTACATATCGCCAGCTTCGGGAAACACAGCAAACTCTGGCAGTCCTGGAAAAACAGAAAAAGGAACAGGAGGAACGAATCAAGAACTTAACTCAGGAAACAGAGAAGGCTCTTCAGGAACTCAACGCAGTTCGGGAACTGGACAAAAAAGTTCGGGAGCTTCTTGAAAAAGATTTACAATCTCGGTTGAAAAAACTGGGTATTTCTCTGTCTCTGGCATCGACCGACTTGCATCCCTGTGTCCCTGTACGTCGTTTTCTCGAAGAGAGATGGGAAAACATGCTTCTGGGTGCAGGAGGACCGCTCTTGAGCTCTTTGGTACCGCTTCCACCAGTTGGTTCGCCCCTTACCCCGCCGTATGATCCCAATCTCCATGTGCAGATTAAAACCCTGGAAGATAACCTTTTGTGGCTTAGAACCGAAATCTTCCTGCGCAAAAAGTCTCTGGAAGAAGTCATCGATTTGGTCCACAAGAAGGATAGACTCTTTGATACCATTCCCATGCGCTGGCCCACCTGGGGTAAGATCTCCTCCCGGTATGGCTGGCGGAAGGACCCCTTTACCGGTCAAAGAGCCTGGCATACCGGAATCGATATTGCTGGACCATCGGGTCGGAACGTTGTGGCCACGGCGGAAGGGAAAGTGGTCTTTGCTGGATGGAACGGAAATTATGGAAAGTGCGTGATTATCCGGCACCAGTTTGGGTATGAAACGGTATATGGTCATCTCTCTCGAATCCTGGTCAGTCCTGGGGATGCGGTGAAGAAAAACGAGGTCATCGGCAAGATGGGAAGTACTGGGCGGAGCACTGGGCCACACCTCCATTACGAAGTGCGTCGTTATGGAAACGTGATCAATCCCTGGCCACACCTCCCGTAAATGGGAACTTCAGAACCACCGGAACGGTACAAAATAGAAAAAAGAGGGAGGAATATGGTATGAAGAAAGTTTGGGTAATCGGTTCAGTTCTTATTTTTATTCTTCTTTTTACTTCTTTTGTTTTTGCCGGGGTGGAGAAAGCGACAGTAAAAAGTATTGACTTTGAGAAAGATGGTGAGGAGACACTGATACGAATCACCGTAGAACTCTCTTCTGATGGAAGCGGTGAAGCGTATCTTGAGGCCATTGCCAACTACGATGGGAAAAAGTATACCACGATCCCCTTACTGATGTCCTGTAGTACCCCTCAACAGACGTTCTCTTTTCTCCTCCGTAGGGGTGATTTTCGTCGTATCGACCTGGTCGAGGGTACCGCACAGGAGCTCCCTGAATTTGTGGAAGAAAAGAGTGTTGTAGTGTACATCTATGGAAAGAAAATCACCTCCTTTGAGGAATTACAAACGGAAGATGTCAAAGGAGAAATTTCTAGAAGAGGTTATGCTCTGCGCGAGATCCTCGCCAAGGGAACCAGAGCTCTTGCCTGGGGGAAGAAAGGGAAGTGATCAGGAAACAGTGTGGAGACCGAGTCCGCGGGTCTCCGCCAGGTTTGCTCTCTTCACCAGTTGTACAAGGTCAAGAGGAGTTTTCAACACATAATCGGGGTTGAGGTTCAGCACTTCCTGTGGTGCTATTGCTCCCCACTGGGCAAAAGCAAAGGGGACCAAGGCATTTTTAGCGGCCTTGATGTCATAGATGCTTTCTCCCACAAAAAGGACCCTTTCTTTGGCCGCGTCAAGTCTTTCCAGAGCCAGAAGGAGTGCATCAGGTGCAGGTTTGGGATGGACCACATCGTCAGCGCAGACGGTGACAGCAAAGAGGTGGTTGATTCCAAAATGGTCAAATTCATAAGTCATCTCTTCTTTGATTTTGGATGTGACCAGAGCTAAGGGAATTTTCATTCTGGTTAGTGTTTGGAGTGTTTCGATTATTCCCGGGAAAAGCCGGGCTTCGGGCATCAATTCCCGGATTCGCTCTTGCCAGTGATTCTGGAACCGCATCCGCTCCTCTTTGGGGATCTCGAGGCGGGCCATGGTCTCAGGACTGGGAATTCCCAATGTGAAATAAAAGAAAGAGAGAGGTTTTTCCTGGTTCAGAAACTCAAGATAGGTTTTCTGCAGTGCTTTCAAGAAAACTGGATTGGTATCAGTAATGGTTCCGTCAATGTCGAAAATAACGGCCTGGATCATGGTCTCTCCTTTTTTCTTGTGTTTCAGCTTCCCATTATACCAGGCCTGTCAAGAATATTTCCGTTTTTCCTGGGGGGATGAAGGAGCAGGAAAGACGCCAGCCTGGGCATTGCGCACGTCCTCGACTGAAAAAAATGCCCCGGGGCAAATCGTGTTGATGATGGTGATGACGCTGCGCAGGTCTTTGCGACGCACAATGGTGAAGATGAGCTTCACCGGACCGCGGCTACCCAGACCATCGAACATAGTGACTCCACAGTGCGCTACCTGAAGCGCTTGAAAGAGCTTTTCTCCTTCTCGTTGCAAAATCACCCGCACAATGACGTGGCCTACAGCAAACCACTCCTCAATGTAAATACCCAGGAAATTGCCCAGAGCGAAACCAGCGGCATACCCCAGGAACGCAAGCGGGGTGTGGGAACGGGTCACAAGTCGACTCACCACTACGATCCAGAGAAGCACTTCAGCAAACCCCAGAAACGGGGCGATGTTTCGTTTCCCCCGGGAGGTGAGAATGATGCGCATGGTGCCCAGGCTTACATCGGCTACCCGGGAAGCGAAGATGACCAAAGGTAGGAACACCAAGTTGTACCAGTCGAAACCGCTCAATTGTATCTTCCCCCTTTTTGCCTGTACAAGGTAAAAGACTGTACTTTGAGATACCCTACGAAATGAATTACTCCACCGTTACACTTTTGGCCAGGTTCCTTGGCTGGTCGATATCACATCCCCGATTGAGCGCCATATAGTAGGCAAAGAGTTGGAGGGGAATGATGGCAAGAAGCGGACTCAACAATTCGGATGTTTGGGGAATGGGGATAAAAACGTCTCCTTTTTCTTTCGCTTCGGTATCATTTTCACTTGCCACAACGACAATTTTTCCCTGTCTAGCTCGAATTTCTTCCATGTTTCCAAGCATTTTGGTCCTTCTCTCCCCTTCTCCGATGAGCACTACACTCACCAAATCCGGTCCTACCAAAGCAATAGGGCCGTGTTTCATTTCCCCAGCGCTCAACCCTTCAGCATAGGCGTAAGAGATTTCTTTGAGTTTGAGCGCTCCTTCTAGGGCTAGAGGATAGAAAAGCCCCCTTCCCAGGTAGAAGAAATGCTGATAGCGGTAATACTGGCGAGCGATTTCATGAATGGAGTGTTCTTCTTTCAGCATCTGATTCATTTTTCGGGGAAGGGATAGAAGTTCTTTGAAAAGCCGTTCTTTCGTTTCGAAAGGAAGGACTCCTCGCTTTTCCCCTAAAAACAGTGAAAGGAGCAAGAGCACGGTCACCTGTCCGAGAAATGCTTTGGTGGAAGCCACACTGATTTCAAGACCTGCCCGAGTATATAGGACCCAGTCAGAAATACGGGTGAGGGAGCTTCCCAAGACATTACATATCGAGAGGACCGGTGCTCTCTGTTCTCGGGCCAACTCCACTGCCCGGAGGGTATCGGCTGTTTCACCGGACTGGGAGATGGCTATCGTCAGCGTGTCTTCAAGAAGCGGTTCGCGGTAACGGAATTCTGAAGCGTACTCTACCGTTACCGGTAATTTGGCCAGGGTTTCAAGGTATATTTTACCCATCATACCAGCATGACAGGCAGTCCCACAGGCGACGATCGTGATCCTGCGCACACTCGAACATGGCAAATTTTCGAGCTCTTCCAGAATCGCTTCCTGTTGCTGGAAGTCAATTCTTCCGGCCAGGGTATCTTCAAAAACCCGTGGTTCTTCATGAATTTCTTTCAACATAAAATGTTTGAAACCACCCTTTTCGGCACTCACTGGATCCCAGGGGATGGTGACGAGTGTTTTATTCTTTACTCTTCCTTCGAAATCGAAAACCGTAAAACCACTTCGCTCAATCCGGACAATTTCTTCGTCGTCCAGGAATACCGCTGAACGGGTGTATTCCAGAAAAGCGGGGATATCCGAACTCAGGAAATATTCCCCCTCACCTACCCCAAGAATGAGAGGGCTGGATTTTCGTGCTCCGTAGAGAACCCCATCTTCTTCAGCAAAGAGGATACACAGAGCAAAAGAACCTTCAAGAAGCGAAATTGCTTTTAAGAGGCGCTCTTTCGGTGAACCTTCCCCTTCCAGAAGATGGGCAATCACTTCGGTATCGGTGTCAGAAGAAAAGGCGTGTCCTCTCTGA
This genomic window contains:
- a CDS encoding HAD family hydrolase, whose amino-acid sequence is MIQAVIFDIDGTITDTNPVFLKALQKTYLEFLNQEKPLSFFYFTLGIPSPETMARLEIPKEERMRFQNHWQERIRELMPEARLFPGIIETLQTLTRMKIPLALVTSKIKEEMTYEFDHFGINHLFAVTVCADDVVHPKPAPDALLLALERLDAAKERVLFVGESIYDIKAAKNALVPFAFAQWGAIAPQEVLNLNPDYVLKTPLDLVQLVKRANLAETRGLGLHTVS
- a CDS encoding DUF5698 domain-containing protein gives rise to the protein MSGFDWYNLVFLPLVIFASRVADVSLGTMRIILTSRGKRNIAPFLGFAEVLLWIVVVSRLVTRSHTPLAFLGYAAGFALGNFLGIYIEEWFAVGHVIVRVILQREGEKLFQALQVAHCGVTMFDGLGSRGPVKLIFTIVRRKDLRSVITIINTICPGAFFSVEDVRNAQAGVFPAPSSPQEKRKYS
- a CDS encoding peptidoglycan DD-metalloendopeptidase family protein, translated to MPSGGKHLTIFWISPVKGQLKKLHLRWQTLVLGILILIIGIGLGIGGVLVYQAKTRKALSSTYRQLRETQQTLAVLEKQKKEQEERIKNLTQETEKALQELNAVRELDKKVRELLEKDLQSRLKKLGISLSLASTDLHPCVPVRRFLEERWENMLLGAGGPLLSSLVPLPPVGSPLTPPYDPNLHVQIKTLEDNLLWLRTEIFLRKKSLEEVIDLVHKKDRLFDTIPMRWPTWGKISSRYGWRKDPFTGQRAWHTGIDIAGPSGRNVVATAEGKVVFAGWNGNYGKCVIIRHQFGYETVYGHLSRILVSPGDAVKKNEVIGKMGSTGRSTGPHLHYEVRRYGNVINPWPHLP
- a CDS encoding ParB/RepB/Spo0J family partition protein is translated as MNKRGLGKGLEALIPAAGVFGGKAVQEVDIDRIHPNSLQPRSQMNEERLEELAYSIQTHGILQPLLVRRLGEGFEIIAGERRWRAAKKAGLKTVPVIVEEANEEKKLEIALVENLQREDLNPLELARGIKKLMEEFSLTQDEVAQRIGKKRSTVANLLRLLDLPSSIQELIEKEQISFGHAKALLSVDSVEGQQMLAEKVVRESLSVRETERLSRTTTSDSKLVGDPVEQNVEELLTRYLATRVRVGRGKIVIEYYGLEDLKRLYSLMIPPKW
- a CDS encoding AAA family ATPase, producing the protein MGTVVAVTNQKGGVGKTTTCINLGACLAERGKRVLLVDIDPQGNATSGLGINRWELKQCVYDLLINGIEAGELIYKTEVEELWLLPATIRLAGAEVELVSVPGRERKLKEGLKDWVGSFDFILIDCPPSLGLLTLNALTFAGKVLIPIQCEYYALEGLSQLMGAFTMVRNSLNPSLELLGVLLTMFDSRTNLSQQVVEEIRKAFGEKVFQVVIPRSVRLSEAPSYGKPIILYDGSSRGALAYRNLAEEVVRRNE
- the glmS gene encoding glutamine--fructose-6-phosphate transaminase (isomerizing) translates to MCGIIGYVGQRNAIPLLVQGLKRLEYRGYDSAGIAVVEKGTLQIFRKKGKIKELEQELEGKDCSTFFGIGHTRWATHGIPSDHNAHPHCDCKRTIALVHNGIIENYKALKEILLQRGHAFSSDTDTEVIAHLLEGEGSPKERLLKAISLLEGSFALCILFAEEDGVLYGARKSSPLILGVGEGEYFLSSDIPAFLEYTRSAVFLDDEEIVRIERSGFTVFDFEGRVKNKTLVTIPWDPVSAEKGGFKHFMLKEIHEEPRVFEDTLAGRIDFQQQEAILEELENLPCSSVRRITIVACGTACHAGMMGKIYLETLAKLPVTVEYASEFRYREPLLEDTLTIAISQSGETADTLRAVELAREQRAPVLSICNVLGSSLTRISDWVLYTRAGLEISVASTKAFLGQVTVLLLLSLFLGEKRGVLPFETKERLFKELLSLPRKMNQMLKEEHSIHEIARQYYRYQHFFYLGRGLFYPLALEGALKLKEISYAYAEGLSAGEMKHGPIALVGPDLVSVVLIGEGERRTKMLGNMEEIRARQGKIVVVASENDTEAKEKGDVFIPIPQTSELLSPLLAIIPLQLFAYYMALNRGCDIDQPRNLAKSVTVE
- a CDS encoding methyl-accepting chemotaxis protein, which encodes MARSIKVKLLIWFLVLAVVPLVAVTYYATVTFQKNLTRETEGRALTITKSTASALEAWMREKIGRLEKIAQLEETKALNPEVVLPLLKTFAQTDPQAEMYFFALDDGFSWTSLDSQANIADRAYFQKARETLKPQVSDMVVSKATGNKIVVIAYPVVTEGKFRGIVGMTADTATLATLVSSIKLGQTGYGYLVDSQGFIIAHPDGNLILKQKVTETKSTELNVLGQRMLQGEEGFAEVKVEGKKELVAFAPVPLSRWTVVSTVPSEEIYGQVNALRNLVIFVIIGVAVLVALLSLWVSSRMSQGISRVKDVLNEVASGNLGVNPETLKGVAEEQDEIGVLAQSSLSMIANLRQLVTSTINIASQLAASSEELSSSVEEVSKATQEIAKTMGEVAEGSTRQSEDLSTLEENARKVAEGSLKVKEATERNLELLSKMVESIGENEKALTAIEKAVVLTEEESQKAEKEAEEGKNLLTGLLSRIQSITKVAFAIRESITTLENRSQEIGKIVDLITGIAEQTNLLALNAAIEAARAGEAGRGFAVVAEEVRKLAENSAQAAGQIAHLIGEIQKDTAIAVRSAEETGREVEKGAAESQEVEAKFRGILVAVSQVHDDTEALREGVTQIKKAQEILKRSEQEVESLSQDIVSLVEAARTQIEAMQERATSVASVSEENAASSEEVSASTEEQSASLEEINSAAESLAKLAEELQNVVSQFRI